The sequence TCGTAGAACTCGACCCCCGCCGTCAGCCGCCCCCCGTGCACCACCCCGGCGGGCATCCACAGCCCCTGCCCCTCGGACACGGTGAACACCTGGTCCGCCACCCGGGACATCAGGGTGCCGCCGCGCACCCAGACCAGTTCGTGCAGGGGGTGGGTGTGCGGCTCCCACTCGGTGGGGACACCGGGTACGTGGGACTCGGAGATGATCACGAACGGAGCCGAAGCCCCCGCCGGAACGGCCGAGGCCCGGCACACCACGGTGCCGGGCTCACGCGGCCACGCCCCGAAACCGGGGAGGTCAGGAGGGCGAGGGGGCATGGGACCGACTGTATCCGGTGCCCCCCGCGTACCCCCTACGCCCTCGCCCCCTCAGCTACCGGCCAGCAGCTCGTCCGCGTCGACGATGCGGTACGCGTACCCCTGCTCGGCCAGGAACCGCTGGCGGTGCGCCGCGAAGTCCTGGTCGATGGTGTCGCGGGCGACGACCGAGTAGAACCGCGCCTCGTGCCCGTCGGCCTTCGGCCGCAGGACGCGCCCGAGTCGCTGGGCCTCCTCCTGGCGCGACCCGAAGGTCCCGGAGACCTGGATGGCGACGGTGGCCTCCGGCAGGTCGATGGAGAAGTTGGCGACCTTGGAGACGACGAGGACGCTGATCTCCCCGTTCCGGAAGGCGCCGAAGAGCTTCTCGCGCTGGGCGTTGCTGGTCTCGCCCTTGATGACGGGGGCGTCCAGGTGTTCCCCCAGCTCATCCAGCTGATCGATGTACTGCCCGATGACGAGGGTCTGCTCGCCCTGGTGCTTGCGTACGAGCGCCTCGGTGACCTTCCGCTTGGTGGCGGTGGTGGCGCAGAACCGGTACTTCTCCTCCGCCTCGGCGGTGGCGTACGCGAGCCGCTCGGAGTCGGTGAGGTTGACCCGTACCTCGACGCAGTCGGCGGGCGCGATGTAGCCCTGCGCCTCGATCTCCTTCCAGGGGGCGTCGAACCGCTTGGGCCCGATGAGCGAGAACACATCGGACTCCCGCCCGTCCTCCCTCACCAGGGTCGCGGTGAGACCGAGCCGCCGCCGGGCCTGGAGATCGGCGGTGAACTTGAAGACGGGGGCGGGCAGCAGGTGGACCTCGTCGTAGACGACGAGCCCCCAGTCACGGGAGTCGAAGAGCTCCAGGTGCGGGTAGATGCCCTTACGCCGGGTGGTCAGCACCTGGTAGGTGGCGATGGTGACCGGCCGGATCTCCTTCTTCGTACCGCTGTACTCACCGATCTCGTCCTCGGTGAGCGAGGTCCGCTTGACCAGCTCGTGCTTCCACTGGCGGGCGGAGACGGTGTTGGTGACGAGGATGAGCGTGGTGGCCTTGGCCTCGGCCATGGCACCGGCCCCGACGAGGGTCTTCCCGGCCCCACAGGGCAGCACCACAACCCCCGACCCGCCGTGCCAGAACCCCTCGACGGCCTGCCTCTGGTAGGGCCGCAGGGCCCAGCCGTCCTCGGCCAGCTCGATCGGATGGGCCTCGCCGTCGACGTACCCCGCGAGGTCTTCGGCCGGCCAGCCCAGCTTCAGCAGGGTCTGCTTGATCTGCCCGCGCTCGGAGGGGTGCACGGCCACGGTGTCCGGATCGATCCGGGCGCCGACGAGCGGCTGCACTTTCTTGGACCGCAGGATCTCCTCCAGCACGGGCCGGTCGGTGCTGGTGAGCACCAGCCCGTGCACCGGGTGCTTGGAGAGGGTGAGCCGCCCGTACCGCGCCATCGTCTCGGCGATGTCGACCAGGAGCGCGTGCGGCACGGGGTAGCGGGAGAACTCCACCAGGGCATCGACGACCTGCTCGGCGTCGTGCCCGGCGGCCCGGGCGTTCCACAGCCCGAGCGGGGTGACCCGGTACGTATGGATGTGCTCGGGCGCACGCTCCAGCTCCGCGAAGGGTGCGATGACCCGACGGCAGGCGTCCGCCAGCTCGTGGTCGACTTCGAGGAGCAGCGTCTTGTCGCTCTGGACGATGAGGGGTCCGGTCACGCGCTTCGGCCCTTTCTGCGGGGTGCGGCCACGGATGCGGCCAAACGTCCAGTGTGCCGCATCGGGGGGCGGGGCGGGGTGGGTGTGTGCGGCGGGCGGGGCTTCGTGCGGTGGCTGCGGGGCGGGCCTGGGACTCAGCCGCACCAGCCGTACGCCGCACCGCCGCCGCCTCCGCGGCTGCGCCCGC is a genomic window of Streptomyces sp. SID8374 containing:
- a CDS encoding DNA repair helicase XPB, with the translated sequence MTGPLIVQSDKTLLLEVDHELADACRRVIAPFAELERAPEHIHTYRVTPLGLWNARAAGHDAEQVVDALVEFSRYPVPHALLVDIAETMARYGRLTLSKHPVHGLVLTSTDRPVLEEILRSKKVQPLVGARIDPDTVAVHPSERGQIKQTLLKLGWPAEDLAGYVDGEAHPIELAEDGWALRPYQRQAVEGFWHGGSGVVVLPCGAGKTLVGAGAMAEAKATTLILVTNTVSARQWKHELVKRTSLTEDEIGEYSGTKKEIRPVTIATYQVLTTRRKGIYPHLELFDSRDWGLVVYDEVHLLPAPVFKFTADLQARRRLGLTATLVREDGRESDVFSLIGPKRFDAPWKEIEAQGYIAPADCVEVRVNLTDSERLAYATAEAEEKYRFCATTATKRKVTEALVRKHQGEQTLVIGQYIDQLDELGEHLDAPVIKGETSNAQREKLFGAFRNGEISVLVVSKVANFSIDLPEATVAIQVSGTFGSRQEEAQRLGRVLRPKADGHEARFYSVVARDTIDQDFAAHRQRFLAEQGYAYRIVDADELLAGS